TTATAACCCACACCGAAAACAGTCTTAATTATTGAGCCGTCAGAGTCCCCTATTTTTTTCTCAGCCTTAGAATATGAATGTCTACAGACCGGGTGCCTATGGCATAATCATACCCCCACACCCTGTCTAAAAGTTCATCTCTGGAAAACACTCTGCCTTTATTTTGTAAAAGTAAATATATTAAATCAAATTCCTTTGTCGTTAAAGGTATGGTTTTGTCATTTCTTATTATTTCACGTCCATCAACATTAATATATGTATCTTTTTTTATCGTATATTTGTCCTGGTGCTGCATTTTTCCCTGGATTTCTTTAATCCGTCTGAAAGAGGCCTTTACCCTTGCAATTACTTCCCGGACATCAAAGGGCTTTGTAATATAGTCATCTGCACCAAAATTAAATCCTGTAACTTTATCAACAATTTTTGTATATGGTACAATAACGCTTTTTCTTTATTATAGTTATAAAACTTTACTGGTTTAATTGTATTTCCTCTAGGGTATAAATTAATTTTATACTATAGATGTTTCAAATTTGTTAACATTAACTAATAAAGAACCACCATTTTATAAAAATGGTGGTGTTATAACACTTCAATTTAAAGAAAATTCTCTACTTTTGTAAAATATCCATTAAGAGTTTTAATTGAGGTTCCACGGCTCCCGGAATGTACTCGTGCCCGAAATATTTAAATATAGAAATATCTTTCTTACAATTAAGATGATTATATGCTGCAAATACTGTAGAAGGAGGTGTAATTTGATCAACTAAGCCTATGCACATCCATGTATGACATTTAATCCAGGGGGCTAAATTCATAACATCAAAGTATGTCAAAGTTTTCATTGCCTTTTCCTCTATTTCAGGGGCGCTGTTTCTTCTAAAGAACTCCGGTATTTCTAAATAAGGTCCTGTAGGGGTAATTTCAACTGCCCTTTCAAAATTTGAAAGAAAAGGGTATTCTGCCAAAGCTACTTTTGGTATATCTGAAAGAGCTGATACAGCTAAAGTTATTGCCCCTCCCTGGCTAGAACCCATAACTCCTATCCTTGTGCTGTCAACACCATCCATTGATG
The genomic region above belongs to Acetivibrio saccincola and contains:
- a CDS encoding winged helix-turn-helix domain-containing protein, whose translation is MQHQDKYTIKKDTYINVDGREIIRNDKTIPLTTKEFDLIYLLLQNKGRVFSRDELLDRVWGYDYAIGTRSVDIHILRLRKK